The Actinopolyspora erythraea genome has a segment encoding these proteins:
- a CDS encoding WXG100 family type VII secretion target — MSGAGVQGIAQEQGKENHSSAYESGGNNSRDGGSAPSGHGKSDFHLDKLNELEKVMREDVWGRVFRRWRTHEGAAKNYAGDEFAVYGTGTIEARELPKLRGIDWGMLESAAGKLAELASNRDAWLDHLGSLEKDLDRAWQGRAADAARQRYTAVKGPMNKYCDDLNATSQALHKAAQVPKKRVGPGGLSDFKDKSSFFKHYGGNDESENMLRDLDGMEKMVREGLRYSKSQLQEPEMKEFGKALLPRVEAQMPDRDVNVEPKDAEEPKKIEYHVQITWDDLRKPGAPGCRDGGGTVANKRIKWLDDFCGWYAHDVRALRKEIHDAYEHTEEAFSALREQLGKLDGTTFDKLGEGGPRRDGGQRGEQRSPAETGLPTSSQGGGGGTGGVPGGGGTGGAPGGGGVPGDQGAGMPQQPSTPSAEEIRDRMSEPGEEAARVAPSGVGGPGADRDLEQVTLGEGAERIAVREADSQGRTRLTLLDEQGQPRTYQIPFGESGGVTAPDPPAAGTSAETPGASGQRGDPVGDEESTGPRGDSRGPTVVRPNDDGTAVIQQGERTVNVAREAEGGLRLTIDDGDGQPSTRTVEFGEERPRVEQSAGVESGRAAQAAASRDALQQEAPPGEQPERTSQQRVPPQQAEPGVPRHDDVGPAGAARTNTAAFSGTDPADPGGGGFDPAAQQGTSSAAGGVGAPRQDSVFGGEPVAGTSPETGHRLDGRSADSFDTAARTTSQWGGSGVFGDAEGLSSRSTFTAFSGDLFSSPEDDGGNVWGSRPADRLGDIEGEAGLATMDGKSDGIESQGATGLASMGESAGSSGQGEQGGARGGMMPMGGMGGAGQQGGGDEERSNDSPWRTEGDLFDDGLDAETLWQHRAVLGEPEEK, encoded by the coding sequence GGGCGCGGCCAAGAACTACGCCGGTGACGAGTTCGCGGTGTACGGCACCGGAACCATCGAGGCGCGCGAACTCCCGAAGCTGCGCGGTATCGACTGGGGGATGCTGGAGTCGGCCGCGGGCAAGCTCGCCGAGCTCGCGAGCAACCGGGATGCCTGGCTGGACCACCTCGGCTCGTTGGAGAAGGACCTGGACCGGGCCTGGCAGGGCCGGGCTGCCGACGCCGCGCGTCAGCGGTACACGGCGGTCAAGGGGCCCATGAACAAGTACTGCGACGACCTGAACGCGACCAGCCAGGCACTGCACAAGGCCGCGCAGGTTCCCAAGAAGCGCGTCGGTCCCGGCGGGCTGTCCGACTTCAAGGACAAGAGCAGCTTCTTCAAGCACTACGGCGGCAACGACGAGTCCGAGAACATGCTCCGGGACCTCGACGGTATGGAGAAGATGGTCCGGGAGGGGCTCCGGTACAGCAAGTCCCAGCTGCAAGAGCCGGAGATGAAGGAGTTCGGCAAGGCTCTTCTGCCTCGTGTGGAGGCACAGATGCCGGACAGAGACGTGAACGTGGAGCCCAAAGACGCCGAGGAACCGAAGAAGATCGAGTACCACGTTCAGATCACCTGGGATGATCTCCGGAAACCCGGTGCACCGGGCTGTCGGGACGGTGGTGGCACCGTTGCCAACAAACGCATCAAGTGGCTGGACGACTTCTGCGGCTGGTACGCCCACGACGTCAGGGCGCTGCGCAAGGAGATACACGACGCCTACGAGCACACCGAGGAGGCCTTCTCCGCGCTGCGGGAACAGCTGGGCAAACTGGACGGCACGACCTTCGACAAGCTCGGCGAGGGTGGTCCGCGGCGGGACGGAGGGCAGCGGGGCGAACAGCGGAGTCCCGCCGAAACCGGTCTCCCCACCAGCTCCCAGGGCGGTGGCGGCGGAACCGGCGGTGTGCCGGGCGGGGGTGGCACCGGTGGCGCTCCCGGTGGAGGCGGAGTCCCAGGTGACCAGGGCGCCGGGATGCCCCAGCAGCCGAGCACTCCCTCGGCCGAGGAGATCCGTGACCGGATGTCCGAGCCGGGCGAGGAAGCGGCGAGGGTGGCGCCGAGCGGAGTTGGCGGTCCCGGAGCGGACCGCGATCTGGAGCAGGTGACTCTCGGGGAGGGCGCCGAGCGGATCGCGGTTCGCGAGGCCGACTCGCAGGGGCGTACGCGGCTGACCCTGCTGGACGAGCAGGGCCAGCCGCGGACTTACCAGATCCCGTTCGGTGAGTCGGGCGGTGTGACCGCACCGGATCCCCCCGCTGCGGGTACGTCGGCCGAAACCCCCGGTGCGTCCGGTCAGCGGGGCGACCCGGTGGGCGACGAGGAATCGACGGGTCCGCGCGGCGATTCGCGCGGACCGACCGTCGTACGGCCGAACGACGACGGTACCGCCGTCATCCAGCAGGGCGAGCGCACCGTCAACGTGGCACGGGAGGCCGAGGGAGGACTGCGCCTCACGATCGACGACGGCGACGGTCAGCCGAGCACGCGGACCGTCGAGTTCGGCGAGGAACGTCCCCGTGTGGAGCAGAGTGCCGGTGTCGAGTCCGGCCGCGCGGCACAGGCCGCCGCCTCGCGGGATGCGCTCCAGCAGGAGGCGCCGCCGGGGGAGCAGCCGGAGCGGACCTCCCAGCAGCGGGTGCCCCCGCAGCAGGCGGAGCCGGGCGTGCCACGGCATGACGACGTCGGTCCCGCCGGAGCAGCGCGTACGAACACGGCGGCCTTCTCCGGCACCGACCCGGCGGACCCCGGCGGTGGTGGGTTCGATCCCGCCGCCCAGCAGGGGACGAGTTCCGCCGCGGGAGGTGTCGGAGCCCCTCGGCAGGACTCGGTGTTCGGTGGTGAGCCGGTCGCGGGCACTTCTCCCGAAACCGGGCATCGTTTGGACGGGCGGTCCGCCGACTCGTTCGACACCGCCGCGCGAACCACTTCGCAGTGGGGTGGTTCCGGGGTGTTCGGCGACGCCGAGGGGCTCTCGTCCCGGTCCACCTTCACCGCGTTCTCCGGTGATCTGTTCAGCTCTCCCGAGGACGACGGTGGGAATGTCTGGGGCAGTCGCCCGGCGGACCGGCTCGGTGACATCGAGGGCGAGGCCGGTCTGGCCACAATGGACGGAAAGTCCGACGGGATCGAATCGCAGGGAGCCACCGGGTTGGCCTCCATGGGAGAGTCGGCCGGTTCTTCCGGGCAGGGCGAGCAGGGCGGCGCCCGAGGCGGCATGATGCCCATGGGCGGCATGGGAGGTGCCGGTCAGCAGGGTGGTGGCGACGAGGAGCGCAGCAACGACAGTCCCTGGCGCACCGAGGGGGACCTGTTCGACGACGGCCTCGACGCGGAGACCCTCTGGCAGCATCGAGCGGTGCTGGGCGAACCTGAGGAGAAGTGA